One genomic window of Eggerthella timonensis includes the following:
- a CDS encoding phage tail protein → MTGAVRQIIEVPCTVDALERSEVLAQLAPEAARALGVGAADEGALEADAAARIDAAIAACLAAYDPRGVYKLFNPAICTLPPEYSEPAIKLVGTMMMFHGQSVYERLRRAAHCALMAVTIGADNPEALPADADELDRALADACARALVESAADRVNAAIVAAAMDDGLYTDDRLSPGMGDFPLDTRSQFVFYTQSEKRLGLKLGKDGVFEPRYSTVGVVGLYDPSHKNRKRACGRCKYRSYCSIRAIGMTCHGAKGTFAK, encoded by the coding sequence ATGACCGGAGCCGTACGGCAGATCATCGAAGTCCCCTGCACCGTCGACGCGCTCGAGCGCTCCGAGGTGCTTGCGCAGCTGGCTCCCGAGGCGGCGCGCGCCCTCGGCGTGGGCGCGGCCGACGAGGGCGCGCTCGAAGCCGACGCCGCCGCGCGCATCGATGCCGCCATCGCGGCGTGCCTGGCGGCCTACGATCCGCGCGGCGTGTACAAGCTGTTCAACCCCGCCATCTGCACGCTGCCGCCCGAATACTCCGAGCCGGCCATCAAGCTCGTGGGCACCATGATGATGTTCCACGGCCAAAGCGTGTACGAGCGCTTGCGCCGCGCGGCGCACTGCGCGCTCATGGCGGTGACCATCGGCGCCGACAACCCCGAAGCGCTGCCCGCCGACGCCGACGAGCTCGACCGAGCCCTGGCCGACGCCTGTGCGCGGGCGCTCGTGGAAAGCGCGGCCGACCGCGTGAACGCCGCCATCGTGGCCGCCGCCATGGACGACGGCCTCTACACCGACGACCGCCTGAGCCCCGGCATGGGCGACTTCCCGCTCGACACGCGCTCCCAGTTCGTGTTCTACACCCAGTCGGAGAAGCGCCTGGGGCTCAAGCTGGGCAAGGACGGCGTCTTCGAGCCACGCTACAGCACGGTGGGCGTCGTCGGCCTCTACGACCCCTCCCACAAGAACCGCAAGCGCGCCTGCGGCCGCTGCAAGTACCGCTCGTACTGCTCCATCCGCGCCATCGGCATGACCTGCCACGGCGCCAAGGGAACCTTCGCCAAGTAA
- a CDS encoding acyl-CoA dehydrogenase family protein, whose amino-acid sequence MDFAYTEEQLRIKKGIREWAKENLTEEVIAAGYKNRGIAPEVAKAWVDSGWGMYGLPEEYGGKPVDHQTMAMIIEELNHAGGNIPMAPNLLIMFDVCEFGTPEQIKYAMDYYVENGYPPYCLAISEPEAGSDNQGMECLATRTGDGKVHINGVKTWVTQGEHVDGFIVVCKDEDPSRENKNMSMYLVPANAKGVTIEPLNKIGMQIMPFAMIHFDDVVIDETDLLGIQGKGFYQLMKNFEWERCVLLAELLGEAQAAMEDACAWTNERMQFGKGIKTYQLVQEHIVEMQIELSNTRNFLYRTCWKMDNGIPVNNDAAMLKRYGAPALTDCCSRALQLMGGLGFTDETRVSRLMLDCRGFQIGGGTVEIMVHISGRGILKEYAKVAEDPDYLYTI is encoded by the coding sequence ATGGATTTCGCATACACCGAGGAACAGCTCCGCATCAAGAAGGGCATCCGCGAGTGGGCCAAGGAGAACCTGACGGAAGAGGTTATCGCGGCCGGCTACAAGAACCGCGGCATCGCTCCCGAAGTGGCGAAGGCGTGGGTGGATTCGGGTTGGGGCATGTACGGCCTGCCCGAGGAGTACGGTGGAAAGCCCGTCGACCATCAGACGATGGCCATGATCATCGAAGAGCTCAACCATGCCGGCGGCAACATCCCCATGGCTCCCAACCTGCTCATCATGTTCGACGTGTGCGAGTTCGGCACGCCGGAGCAGATCAAGTACGCGATGGACTACTACGTGGAGAACGGCTACCCGCCGTACTGCCTGGCCATCTCCGAGCCTGAGGCGGGCTCCGACAACCAGGGCATGGAATGCCTGGCCACCCGCACGGGCGACGGCAAGGTGCACATCAACGGCGTGAAGACCTGGGTGACCCAGGGCGAGCACGTCGACGGCTTCATCGTGGTGTGCAAGGACGAGGATCCGTCCCGCGAGAACAAGAACATGTCCATGTACCTCGTGCCGGCCAATGCCAAGGGCGTCACCATCGAGCCGCTCAACAAGATCGGCATGCAGATCATGCCCTTCGCGATGATCCACTTCGACGACGTGGTCATCGACGAGACCGACCTTCTGGGCATCCAGGGCAAGGGCTTCTACCAGCTCATGAAGAACTTCGAGTGGGAGCGCTGCGTGCTTCTGGCCGAGCTGCTCGGCGAGGCGCAGGCCGCCATGGAGGACGCGTGCGCCTGGACCAACGAGCGCATGCAGTTCGGCAAGGGCATCAAGACCTACCAGCTCGTGCAGGAGCACATCGTCGAGATGCAGATCGAGCTCTCGAACACCCGCAACTTCCTGTACCGCACCTGCTGGAAGATGGACAACGGCATCCCGGTGAACAACGACGCCGCCATGCTCAAGCGCTACGGCGCCCCGGCGCTCACCGACTGCTGCTCGCGCGCGCTGCAGCTCATGGGCGGCCTCGGCTTCACCGACGAGACCCGCGTGTCGCGCCTCATGCTCGACTGCCGCGGCTTCCAGATCGGCGGCGGCACGGTGGAGATCATGGTGCACATCTCCGGCCGCGGCATCCTCAAGGAGTACGCCAAGGTCGCCGAGGATCCCGATTACCTGTACACGATCTAA